In Toxoplasma gondii ME49 chromosome V, whole genome shotgun sequence, the DNA window GAGATCGGGAGGGATCAGGACTGCGGTGATTTTGGACCTTCTTCatggacgcatgcagccgttCGTAacatgatatatatatatatatatatatatatatatatagggcGATGCAACGAGAGTATACCTCGCTGGGAAGGTCGCTCTCCGCAAATACTGCTGAACAAGTATTTTCATGTGTTTAATTGTTACTGAGGGTAGGTAGCTGCTTACATCACTATATCAGAGCGAATCTTTATCTACTGCCAGCAACACAGCATCACCCTGTGCGAACAGCGGCAACTTACACGGATATAACGGTCGATGCTAACAGCAGGGCGCAAGGCATATTTATTATCCCGCGGCAGAGATCCATGGAATTCATCTTCCTTCCTCAAAGTCGTCAAAATACGGTACTTTGCCCAGGCAGCGGGACCGGTATATAGCTCGAACTCAGGATTGGGGATCTGCATTGCAAGTGGAAACAAAGAACGGGGAACAACCAGGACTAAAATAGGGCCGAAGATCTTCCACAGTGTTCACTTTTGTATGGTACAGGTTTCTCCTAGGTAAACGGTCAACGACATACCCAGTCAGCTCCGTTCCTGCACTCGCCCTTCAAAAATACAAACACTcatgtttctttctgtcaAGACTCCGCCACAGAAAAGCTATGTGGTTTTTCCCGACTGTAGAACACTCCACTCCGCCGTTGTTTTACCAACAATCTTCACAATCACTCACCGCAACGGTCGGGAGAGGCAGGACAGTGAATCCGCCGACGTTTCCGTAGACATTGTGGTCCTCATTGATAACTTGGTAATGAAGAGGGCGCGTGTCGTTAAATTTGTAGTACGCTTgctcttccgtttctgcgAACCAAGTGTCGATTTTGAGCGCTCCGGGACGCGCGGTGTCATGCTTGATCTCATGCCAGGCAATCGAGTTGGATTTGTAGTCGTCGAGGTCAAAATCGATCTTCCACGAGGCCAAGTGAGCATGGAGAGCGCCCATTCGCATAGACCCTGTGACCTGGGTTCCGTGGTTGGCCTGTCGAGCTGAGTACCATGGCACTTCCACCCCGGCGTACAGCTCACCCGTAAACGCCATTGTGGCCTCGAAAAACCCACTTTGGTGGAAGACGTAGTCGGTGATGTAGTCGTAGTTGCTGACTGTGATGATCTGTCGGAGGACAAGAGCATAATGGGGCACGGCGTCTCGCAGGACTCCAGCTTTCCAGTGTGACCGGAGAGGTCGAGCCTTGTCTTCCTCGAAGACGCAAAGTGACTTGTCCCAGAACAAGACCGTGCCTGTCTTGGCACATTCTATTCCTGGATGCACTCGACGGGCGGCCGCGCCCAGGCCGCCGTACCACGAATCCATGAAATACCAGTGGCGCTCTGCTACACTGTAGTGGGCAAGGGCTTCGTTGACGCCAAGTTCGAAGGCGTATCTCTGGTCTTTGAAGCGGAGATTCCAGATTTTCAGGGACGTGTCGCGGTCATTCGTCACCGTCATCGTCCAGCCTGCGTAGTTGATCGAGTATGAGGTGGAGTCTGGATTGTGGGTAATAGTGTACCTCTTTCCCTGCGGCTCAATGTGCTCGGGACCGACGCGGTACTCCAAACCCTCGCGCCCTTTAGGGTTAGGTCCAATGTTATACGGCGCTAGTCGACGGACCGCATTGGCTCTTTGTTCCTCTCGCTTGTTCCTGACTTCGCTCATAGCGTCCCGGAGCTTTTCCACAGTGAGTTCTGGATTGGCTGCTGTGTCGACGGTCTCGAACATTTCGTCAAGGGAATCGAACTGCACACCATTCAGTGAGTAGCCTTTCACGTGTTCCAAAAGGAGCGCGACGCGGTCACGACTCTCCGCGTTCACAACGTCTACTTTTTCGTCTGCAACAGGCGGCTCCGCAACAATGTAAAAGGGGAGGTTGTGTTCGTAATCCCCCTGCTCCTTCGGCGGCGTCTTCAGACCGATCCATACTTCTTCAAGTTgatctcctttctgcttgtAGATAAGAGGGCCGAAATTCAAACAGTTGTCGACTTCCCCGTAGACGCACGCCTTGACACCAAAGTGGTACCCAAAAACACGATGAAGAAAAGCGTCCAGTTCATTTTCCTGTTCTTGGTCCAGGAGACGACGTCCAAACACCCCTTGTGGATTGTAGCCTCCACAGTCAGTTTCCACAGGCTCTCCAATGTCTTCTATCTTCAAGTTCTTCGCATCTTCAGTGTCCAGAGGGCCGACTTTGAACTGTCTGTAAGCTCCTTTCCCGTTGTTGCAGACGCCTGCGCGGACGCGCGCGTACCTCTTGGGGAATTCCGCTCCCTTCTCGAAGTGATTTAGAATCGCGTCTTTGTCCAGGAACAAATTGATCCGGTAGATGCCTTCGAGCCTCAGGTTCTTCTGAGTGTTCATGAAGTCGCGAACCATGAATTCCTCCGGGGGCGTCAGAGGATCGAACGGAGTCGCCGGTCCCTCCGAAAGAACTGCAGGTTCAATAGGCATGTCACAGAATTTGCCGAACGACGTCACCTCGAGAGCTCCATCCCACATTTGTTGGTCTGTCATTTCCGAGGCTCCAGACCGCGAAGACGCCATGCAATAAATGGAGTAGCGTGTGTTCGGTGGAACGCCACGAATTTCGAGGTCCGCTGGTTTCGTGGTATCTGTGACCTCTGCAGTAGCACCAACACGCTTTACATCCTCTTTCTTTGGAAAAGCAGACCCAGCCATAGCCGCTCCACACCACACCTTCGCAGGCGTGTCTGTTTTCACTGAGAGCTTGAATCCCCTGACGAATGCTTTGTAAGATTCAATCTTCAGCTCAGGCACCTTGCTCGGTGTTACGAGATCGAACGCCTTGGCGCTCACTTGCTCCGGACCGGTGAAGTTCGGTTTCGGCAGGGCACGATCTTCTGCGTAGCAGTAGACGCGGTATTTAGTATCGGGCATTAGGTTTTTAAGTTTTAGAATCTGAGGCGTATTTTCTGTTCCCTTGACGATCTGGATTTTGTTTCCTGCCTTCTTGATTACACTCCGTGGCGGGGACTGGCCAGCGTCGTCTGTTGGCACCTTGCTCACTTCTTCAGCTGCACACCACACAGTTGCCACCTCGTCACTCCTGATTCTGACGCTTGCCTCCGTATACTCTTCGTCTACGCTCTCAACAGTGATCTCTGGGGGCTTATTGTCTGTCGTAACCATCACGCGGGACGCAGCCACTTGGGCGTCGTCCATCATCATCACCTGATTCTGGTCGGCCGCATACGCAGCAGGCTCTGCGTAACAGTAGATGTTGTAGTCGGTGGCTGGCTGCAGAATGCGTCTGTCGTTTGGCTTGTTCGCAATCTCCATACGCAGTCTGTCTCCaggtttcttcgtctgctcttGAGACCGAATTCCGTACTTCTTCAGAACCTCAACAGTTGGAGCAGGAGACCCAGACAAGGCAGCGCCACACCAGACGTAAGAATTGGGCTGAGCTACTTGAATCTCTAGAGCAATGCGGTCTTGACTTCCCTCTATCCGTGTAATCTGGAGAAGGCCGATGTTCAGAGTATACTTTTTCTCGGCGCCGTCCTCGATGCCCATGAAATCTGAACCGAATTCCTGCACCTGGTCGAAGAAGCGGAACTCAAGCTTAGATCCTGACCACCCATCTCCGAAAGCATCATGAAGAACCAGAGTGTACTGCCCATACCGCGGAACGCAACAGGGGACCCAGTTGCCTTTGAGGTTGTCGTAGCTGTAACCGCGTCCAGCACAGGAGACAGCCCCTTCAACGAACCAAGACTTTTCTTGTGACCAATTTCCGGTGAGAAGGCGGACCTCGCCACAAATGTAGTCTGCGTTGTACGAGTCGCGCTTGATTTCCTCCGGGCAGCGCCCTGGGACAATGCGTAGATCATCCACAGCTATATCGCCTTTCTCACTGAACCCAGCGAGGGATTCAATAACCAACTGTTGAGCGGTCTTCCCGTCTGACTGAAATTCAAAGCCTCCTTCTAGCCACTCATCGCCGTGGTCACCTACTCGGAGGAGCCTCGGCTTCCCCCAGTTCCCGGTTGCGTCTTGGTCGTCTTTCAATTCGTGCATGTAGACTCTAAGGGAGTTCACATCATCTCCCCACATGTGATACCAAAGGCGAGCACAGAAGAGCCCCTGCGGGAAAATTGTAGGTGGCCCTATGAGAGTCGCGCTTGCGCCGGCCACGTACCCTGGCGAATCCATGTAGATGTAAGATCCGTCTCGCTGAGTGCCGTAGGTGTGGTCGAACGACGGCCCGGTTCCTGGTGTCTCAGTCGACCCCGAATGACGAACCCAGTATAAATCCATATCTTCATGATCTCGGTAAATCATCAAATCGCACATGTCTTCCTCGAAGTCACAATTCATCAGACCGGCTCCTACCTCTGAAAAAAAGCAGTGAGAAAACAAGAACTCCCCGCAGTTCCGCCTGATGCATTTAGAGCTCTCGCCCTGTCTACAGCACGCAAACGACGAACGCTCAACGTTATTCCACGGAGAAGGACTCCACCAAACTAAAGCCTGATTGATTCAtgctcgcttctttctcgtgcTCAGCCACATGGCCAAGAAGGTCTAGATCGTAGTACAGCTTCAAATTATTATTCTAAAAGCAAGGCCCAAGTTTCTTCCGTATCTCTCCGGAAAACCCAAAGAGTAGTAACCTGGTGAGTATCACCTTTCTCTGCCCATTCTCGCAGCTTCATGAGTAGGCTACTGCTTTGCATCATTCTGCATTAAGTGTTAGAGAGTCTTCTCCCGTAATACCGCGACTACTTTCAAGTGAGGTTCTAGCGACCAGTGCAAGTATTGGTTTTTAATTTTTTCTCTAAAAACCGGTGAGTTAATTAAATAAAAAAAACTTGGCAAGCTTTTCCATATTTCCACAGTCAGAAGGGGGGGCGCACGAACTGACTGGACTACTACATGCTTTGTGAGGCATTATCTGTAGCCAGGTTCCAACTTGTGTTGTGGCTACGCATTACATCCTTACCGATTTCACCTGCTTTGTAGTGGAAGTCTTTGGCAACCGGATCTTCTCCGCGAGTCGACCGGCTCGTTGCATAGCAGACAATGTACTTGCCTTCGTCCAAGGGCTTCAAGTCGAATACAGTCATGATGGTCTGTTCGTTTTGTGGCCTTACTGAATAGTCGTAAGTGGTTTTGCTGGAGGTGCGAATCTGACGCTTTGAGCTGATCACTTGCTCTTGAACTGCCTGTCCGAGATCCTCCGGTGGACAGGATCCGTCAGCAGGAAGGATTGTTACATGGTCGCTTTCTTGGAGGCCATATCCTGTGACAACAACACTACAGGGCTTTCCTGGACGACACGTGAATCGGTGGCTCCTCAAAGGTGCGACTTCCAAGAGTTTTGGAGTAGATCGCACCGTAGTAGCTGAATCGAGCATAAACGCCCGCGGACCGCCTGCATTGGGACAGCTTGTTCCGTCTTTCATCACCGTCGGCTCCCGGTCAGACTCTGTGTAAATGAGCATCGTGCAGTCCGCAACAGCGGACGGGGCCAGGCGACGGGATACGGTCGTTTGCCTGTCATCGTTTCCACTCTGAGGCTCGGCGCCTCCATCATTTTTCGGTAGGGAGGACACATGATCACCTACCAAACAGAGGCATACGAGACTCCACAGAGCAATGAGTCTGAACAGCCTCCACTGCGGAACAGCCCGCGCACAACCAACGAGTCTTCCTCTAAAAAGGAAGCCCGTACAGGATCTAAGAAATGAATCCATTTGTTGTTCTTCGAAAGGGATGACCGCAGAAGATCGTATCCATATAATCAAAAACAAAGGACAGCCGCCTCTGCTCTTTGTCTAAAGGGTCTTTCCACATGTACACCTGTCTGTTTAGTTCCCGGGGGCACATAGTTCTAACACATTTTTGCCTGAGACTTGCAACTACCTATaacagtttcttctttgcgaATCTGACGAAGCATCCGAGAGTCACATTATCTCCAGATTGGTTTCTGTCAAGAAGCGTACTGACACGGTCTCGATACGCTTGCTCTCGTGACGTGTTACGCGGAACCGGTGAAAGGTCTCTGAGTTATTGAAAGCAACCTGTTCTTGTGAGATTTTAGGTCATTCGTGAAAAAAACGCTCTCGAGAGCACTTGGAAAAACACATCGCTgcgcagaggaaacgcacgCACGTAAGATTGAGTAATGGTTTCCTTGTCCAGTGCAAAAGATGACAAAAAACGTTATCACTACACCGGTATATAGCTCCCAGAAAGCAACTGCGCAAGCAGTACACCGTCATCAGGGGTGTAAAATTAACACGACCATCGGATCGAAGTGTATGAAAACTAATCTTCAGCGCCCGAAACAATCGCACAGGCGAAGACATGGGCAGGTGCTTGTCTCGCCCTCGACTGTCGGTTTCCACCAGACCTCAGCCGCATACACTCAACTTTGTCTCcggcagaaaaacgaacatgACCAGGCATGAATATCATTTGTTGCCAGGAAATGAGAACCAACGGTGGCAAGCTTGTTGAGTATCCCCAGGGCGAAATAGGGCGGTTTAGAAAGCCTTCGAGGATAGCTAATGGCCGGGCGATCAGCTGCCCCTTCCCCAGGGGAAGGTCTTTACCTATTCATGTATGTGCGTATAATGCACCGTTTTTGgtagagagggagaggggaaggcTTTTTGAAAGCTTACAGCGACACGTTCGCTGTCACTACTCTGTACTGTCAGTGAAACCCCTGGCGTTGTGAAGACTTGCCTCTCTTTGCACTCTTTTGGTGTTTGTCACTCTTTTGTAAGATACGCGACCCGCGATTACATTCTGTAGGTTGCTAAGGGAAAAAGCGGCTTACTCTTTGACAAACCGAAAGAAGCGCTTTATTGTTTGAGCTGTCCGAATTCAAGCAACATCACATCATCAGCATTTCGGCTTTTCCTGGTACATGCAATTGTCTTCTCCAGTAGTTTACTAAGGTATTTATCACGTGTGCTGCATATTCCAGCTACGACTTTCGTGAAGAGGGCAGTGGCGTTTAGAACAATGTGTGTACAGTCCCTCGACCGCGAGTTCGGCTTCCCTCCCTCCCCCACCTCCCATTCGACCACAGAACGCATCATTCCTTGACACGAAATTAGGGTAGTGGCTGTCTCACAAACGGTGAGGCACCCCGATTCATTTCCTCGTCCCATAATCTTTATGAATAACGATGCTCGGCTGCTTCACCTTCCTCCCTTTGCACTTTAGCGATAATCGAAAAACCAGGAAGAAGTAGGGACACGGGTCTAAACACATTCACGGTCCTTGTTTGGCTCTCTTTTTAACTCCTTCTTTACTCCCTCTCACTCCCACGCATGTTTGAGTCTCCGGCAAACTAGTCGCCGCGTCTGATCCCGTGAggcctctctgtgttgcctatgtcttcctctcctacgtGTTTTAGGCTTTCATCTGGTTGTGCGTGTCTGCGCACACTCGCGGTACTCCCCTACCTACTGCAGTGCCGTCCTCTGGTCCCACCGAATAATGGGGGGACCAGAGAATCCTGTTCGTTCTCTGCCAGTAGTCCGACTGCGGAAACATCTCCCATTTGGCAGCGACACGGCTGTACTCCAGCGTCCACAATCCGCCTTCAACCGCGATGGCGAAATAACGAAAATGCCACGCCCGTAACACAAGATTGACTTCTGTGTCCGTGCGGCAGGAAGACTCCAGTGGTAGTCTATATATTCCTATGAGCGTAGCTGTATTCTTTCATtgagcagaggagaagcgcatTTGTATGCGACACATGAAATGGTTTATATTTTGTGAGTTCCCGGGTTCAGCACAAATATGCGCGGGCATGTAATATCCATCAGCCGTGTACCTAAAACGTTTAGGCCCCATTCAGTCTGGGCAATGTGACTCCTTTGCTGTTCCAAAGACGATGGCTTGATATGGCTGCGGTACCAGATCACTCTCTTCACGAGGtgtgttcttctctcaggtTATATTTCGcagttttctccttctcgcctctgccaAAAGAATTGTAACACACCCCAGCCTAGAGTGAAGACGAGATCATCTCTGAGACTTCTTCTCTGAAGAAATATCTCCTATCAGTGCGTAGCTAGGCTGCATACGTGACGGTCAGGCTCGTGAACAAGTAGCAATACGCAAAACTGGTGGCCTCCCTGGAGCAGTCGGACTCACCGTGAAACGTTTGCCGCAAACGCGCGAACGGCTTGCGCAGTGCATCCGCACCCCGCAGCTGCGTTCCAACAGTCGAACACTACCGTATTGCTAAACTCTCTCTGAAACCCTCCAAGGAACAGAACACCCCCCACTCGACCGTTTCTAGTTATCTCAGAAATCATGGCTAGTAGACAGCCCTCTCTGATTAATTTTCGGCGCAGATGACTCATTGGTGTCAGCAGCTATGGCGAGCATATGGGTTCACACGACAGGTAGTCTGGCCTGCGCTAGCGACTTTGTGATAGTACAAATGCTTTCTGAAACTCGCGGCAGGTAGGCACAAGACCACACGCATGAAAATGCACGTCGAGGACGGAGTGCGCGGATCATGCAACGTACGTGTGGTGGTGGACCCACGACAAGCTATGTCACGAATCGCTCGCCCAGGGTGCAAGACAAAATTTTTATTTTTCTGTTTGTCGCTTGCGTTTTTCTATTCGGTTTCACAAAAATTGTTTTTCACGATCCGACACCCATATCACAATTCTGAGATTCCTGAAGGAAGCGGCTTACCAGATCACGGTGTTCTGTTCTGTCTCATTCGAAGAGGCGGCGACGGATACCACCTCCGGAAAAAGCTTTGCGTAAACCACTTTTCGTGACGATGGATACGCGAGGCGCTGGAGATCTGCTTATCGTGACACGATGGTTGGGCCTGATCGCGGGGCTGCTGACGCTTCTTCAGTGGTGTTTTATTCTTCCCTCGAAAGCTGTATCTTTATCAGTGGATAACGGCGACTTCCTCAAGGATATAAACCATGACAGCTGGCGAttcgcgctcttctctttcgttccaGAAGTCTTCATCGACATCTGGACACCTTTCGTGATGGGTATGATATCAGTGTTGTGCCACTTTGATTTCTATCCCATCGACTTCAATTCCAAAAATTTCgcactcttcttcgtctggaaCTGCCTCCAAGCCCTGTTCGGCAATCTCGGATACTGCGGAGGTATTGGCATCATTTCAGGGTCTTTTTCTTtacttgtttctcttctttctttgaTTTGCTTCGTCCTTGACCGAAATGCCGATGCTCGTCTGCACATCGACAAGCGCTCATAAGAAGCTTGAGACGTAACGGATTCGCACTCTTTTTATGAGGAGCCATGGTGTCATTCGTGTCATTTTTGGTAGGCCGTCAAACTCTGCATGTTCGACATTTTGGAACCCAGCTCCCCTTTGGGAATCTACGTTCTTTGTTGTCAACCATTTAATCACATGGATTGTCGCCTGCTGGTCGCGTGACGGTGAAGTTCACAGATCCTACACATGCTTAGTTCTCGTTCAGTTCAAAGCTGGTTTCCTGCCACGGCGTCACAGAAGATGTGTATTAAGGGATTCGAACTTTGATCTGACGCTGGTTCTGCCAAGGGTACAACCGCCGTGAAAAAACCTGCTC includes these proteins:
- a CDS encoding MAM domain-containing protein (encoded by transcript TGME49_286782), encoding MNCDFEEDMCDLMIYRDHEDMDLYWVRHSGSTETPGTGPSFDHTYGTQRDGSYIYMDSPGYVAGASATLIGPPTIFPQGLFCARLWYHMWGDDVNSLRVYMHELKDDQDATGNWGKPRLLRVGDHGDEWLEGGFEFQSDGKTAQQLVIESLAGFSEKGDIAVDDLRIVPGRCPEEIKRDSYNADYICGEVRLLTGNWSQEKSWFVEGAVSCAGRGYSYDNLKGNWVPCCVPRYGQYTLVLHDAFGDGWSGSKLEFRFFDQVQEFGSDFMGIEDGAEKKYTLNIGLLQITRIEGSQDRIALEIQVAQPNSYVWCGAALSGSPAPTVEVLKKYGIRSQEQTKKPGDRLRMEIANKPNDRRILQPATDYNIYCYAEPAAYAADQNQVMMMDDAQVAASRVMVTTDNKPPEITVESVDEEYTEASVRIRSDEVATVWCAAEEVSKVPTDDAGQSPPRSVIKKAGNKIQIVKGTENTPQILKLKNLMPDTKYRVYCYAEDRALPKPNFTGPEQVSAKAFDLVTPSKVPELKIESYKAFVRGFKLSVKTDTPAKVWCGAAMAGSAFPKKEDVKRVGATAEVTDTTKPADLEIRGVPPNTRYSIYCMASSRSGASEMTDQQMWDGALEVTSFGKFCDMPIEPAVLSEGPATPFDPLTPPEEFMVRDFMNTQKNLRLEGIYRINLFLDKDAILNHFEKGAEFPKRYARVRAGVCNNGKGAYRQFKVGPLDTEDAKNLKIEDIGEPVETDCGGYNPQGVFGRRLLDQEQENELDAFLHRVFGYHFGVKACVYGEVDNCLNFGPLIYKQKGDQLEEVWIGLKTPPKEQGDYEHNLPFYIVAEPPVADEKVDVVNAESRDRVALLLEHVKGYSLNGVQFDSLDEMFETVDTAANPELTVEKLRDAMSEVRNKREEQRANAVRRLAPYNIGPNPKGREGLEYRVGPEHIEPQGKRYTITHNPDSTSYSINYAGWTMTVTNDRDTSLKIWNLRFKDQRYAFELGVNEALAHYSVAERHWYFMDSWYGGLGAAARRVHPGIECAKTGTVLFWDKSLCVFEEDKARPLRSHWKAGVLRDAVPHYALVLRQIITVSNYDYITDYVFHQSGFFEATMAFTGELYAGVEVPWYSARQANHGTQVTGSMRMGALHAHLASWKIDFDLDDYKSNSIAWHEIKHDTARPGALKIDTWFAETEEQAYYKFNDTRPLHYQVINEDHNVYGNVGGFTVLPLPTVAIPNPEFELYTGPAAWAKYRILTTLRKEDEFHGSLPRDNKYALRPAVSIDRYIRDNEPIRKKDVVTWVASSVWHIPVIEDMPQTLSLGNTLGFLVKPHNFFTEDPSMDLHNSLGGAVQDPGTCAIIRQETEKYLQE
- a CDS encoding hypothetical protein (encoded by transcript TGME49_286778); its protein translation is MLIYTESDREPTVMKDGTSCPNAGGPRAFMLDSATTVRSTPKLLEVAPLRSHRFTCRPGKPCSVVVTGYGLQESDHVTILPADGSCPPEDLGQAVQEQVISSKRQIRTSSKTTYDYSVRPQNEQTIMTVFDLKPLDEGKYIVCYATSRSTRGEDPVAKDFHYKAGEIGKDVMRSHNTSWNLATDNASQSM
- a CDS encoding hypothetical protein (encoded by transcript TGME49_286770~Signal peptide predicted by SignalP 2.0 HMM (probability 0.750) with cleavage site probability 0.342 at residue 36~Predicted trans-membrane domain (TMHMM2.0):9-32:56-79:117-140), which translates into the protein MDTRGAGDLLIVTRWLGLIAGLLTLLQWCFILPSKAVSLSVDNGDFLKDINHDSWRFALFSFVPEVFIDIWTPFVMGMISVLCHFDFYPIDFNSKNFALFFVWNCLQALFGNLGYCGGIGIISGSFSLLVSLLSLICFVLDRNADARLHIDKRS